The proteins below come from a single Triplophysa rosa linkage group LG12, Trosa_1v2, whole genome shotgun sequence genomic window:
- the LOC130562496 gene encoding aldehyde dehydrogenase family 3 member A2-like encodes MEAAARHLTPVTLELGGKSPCYIDKNCDIRIACRRITWGKYVNCGQTCIAPDYILCEPSIQDKVIDEIQKCIKEFYTNDPKSFADYGRIINQRHFKRLIALIEDSTVAIGGDSDEAECYIAPTVLKDVTSQSKVMQEEIFGPILPIVTINGIKEAIQFINEREKPLALYVFSSSNKVIKQMISDTSSGALLANDCLVHYTISDLPFGGVGNSGTGRYHGKYSFDQLSHLRSCLIKKLNMEMVNQMRYPPHTAEKLRWARVFLLKQINLSKWRQMAQVAMVAALAAFVVQRFLR; translated from the exons ATGGAGGCAGCGGCTCGCCATCTCACACCGGTCACTTTGGAACTAGGTGGAAAAAGCCCTTGTTACATTGACAAGAACTGTGACATTAGAATCGCCTGCCG CCGGATAACATGGGGAAAGTATGTCAACTGTGGCCAAACCTGCATTGCACCTGATTACATCCTCTGTGAACCCAGCATCCAGGACAAAGTGATTGATGAGATCCAGAAATGCATCAAG GAGTTTTATACAAATGACCCTAAGAGCTTTGCCGACTATGGGCGCATTATCAATCAGCGCCATTTTAAGAGGTTAATAGCACTTATTGAAGATAGCACAGTGGCTATTGGAGGAGACAGTGATGAAGCGGAGTGCTATATTG CTCCCACTGTTCTGAAGGATGTGACATCACAATCCAAAGTGATGCAGGAAGAGATCTTTGGGCCAATTTTGCCCATCGTCACCATAAACGGTATAAAAGAAGCCATTCAGTTCATCAATGAACGAGAGAAGCCGCTAGCACTTTATGTTTTCTCTTCCAGCAATAAG GTTATCAAACAGATGATATCGGATACATCCAGTGGAGCGCTCTTAGCCAATGACTGTCTGGTGCATTACACCATCAGTGATTTACCTTTCGGTGGTGTCG GAAATAGTGGAACCGGTCGTTACCATGGCAAATACAGTTTTGACCAACTCAGTCACCTCCGCAGCTGTCTCATTAAGAAGTTGAACATGGAGATGGTCAATCAGATGCGATACCCCCCTCACACTGCAGAGAAGTTACGCTGGGCACGTGTCTTTCTCTTAAAGCAAATAAATCTGTCCAAGTGGCGTCAGATGGCACAGGTGGCTATGGTTGCTGCACTGGCAGCTTTTGTGGTGCAG AGATTTCTGCGATAA